The Armatimonadia bacterium genome contains a region encoding:
- a CDS encoding glycoside hydrolase family 95-like protein: protein MYRPHRRCVPSVALGLGLMASVIAWLGVPMLCCAQEGTVQDRIDWPSFMSRQDLVWDSLPRAWHEGAFVGNGLVGAMIYQDTAGPLRWDLGRSDVCEHQPKGNHRLQIGEMLLNPVGKIQSGTMRLDLWNAEADGKLTTDRGTITFHCLAHAQRNVVLVDLQTTGDESECAWSWRPGLPVNPRLVYQKQPVNNPNPEAREETVGETLVWIQPRTSGGEYAVAWRDVVLGPGHRLRVISLGDSFPQVGGAQEAVKAVDEAAQLGLEALAKTHREWWHAYYPQSFVSVPDARVESFYWIQMYKLASATRADRPAIDLMGPWFRTTPWPAIWWNLNLQLTYWPVYTANRLEIGESLCRMMDAGFDNLIKNAPEAMRGDSAAVGRVTTYDCLGSVGDERGNLTWACHNYWLQCRYAGDDERLRTHLFPLLKRAVGYYLHLLQEGPDGYLHLPVSVSPEYPQKAADTNYDLSLLRWGLTTLIETSRRLKLDDPLVPRWTEVLQRLTPYPTDANGLMIGKEVPFAQSHRHFSHLLMVYPLRLVTWEQPESQKLIETSLRHWIGFEGALQGYSFTGAAGIAAEMGRGEEAAGYLGKFLDRYVKPNTMYLEAGPVIETPLSAAQALHELLLQSWGGVLRVFPAAPDSWPDLTFHRLRGEGAFLVSASRQGGKTQWVQVESLKGEPCRLKADLAGPVQVQGPAAGKAKDLGAGMWELALGAGESVTLRAAGSAEACEVAPVAHDAATMNPYGSPRKPPVPQSADGSLDLHAARATLHGSALFYEKTATLDDIGHWVDAADWVSWDVVVQRPGTFELSAAYSSPSSGRTFAVEVGGQQLIGEVQSTGSWNTFQEYKLGTVALTTPGKVTIKVRAVKLPGGGLMNLQRLRLVPVAG, encoded by the coding sequence CTGCGCTGGGACCTCGGTCGCAGCGATGTCTGCGAGCACCAGCCCAAAGGCAACCACCGCCTGCAGATCGGCGAGATGCTGCTGAACCCGGTGGGGAAGATCCAGTCGGGGACGATGCGTCTTGACCTGTGGAACGCGGAGGCGGACGGGAAGCTCACCACCGACCGTGGGACGATCACCTTCCACTGTCTGGCCCACGCTCAGCGCAACGTGGTTCTCGTCGACCTGCAGACCACCGGCGACGAGAGCGAGTGCGCCTGGTCCTGGAGACCGGGGCTGCCGGTGAACCCGCGGCTTGTCTACCAAAAGCAGCCCGTGAACAACCCGAACCCCGAGGCACGCGAGGAGACGGTGGGGGAGACCCTCGTGTGGATTCAGCCTCGCACCAGTGGGGGCGAGTATGCGGTCGCGTGGCGTGATGTGGTGCTCGGGCCGGGCCATCGGTTGCGGGTGATCAGCCTCGGCGACAGCTTCCCGCAGGTTGGTGGCGCGCAGGAGGCCGTGAAGGCCGTCGATGAGGCAGCGCAGCTTGGCCTTGAGGCTCTGGCCAAGACGCACCGCGAGTGGTGGCACGCCTACTACCCCCAAAGCTTCGTCTCGGTGCCCGATGCCCGCGTCGAGAGTTTCTACTGGATCCAGATGTACAAGCTGGCCTCGGCGACGCGAGCGGATCGACCGGCGATCGACCTGATGGGGCCCTGGTTCCGCACGACGCCCTGGCCGGCGATCTGGTGGAATCTGAACCTGCAACTGACCTACTGGCCCGTGTACACGGCGAACCGGCTGGAGATTGGCGAGTCGCTATGCCGGATGATGGACGCGGGCTTTGATAACCTCATCAAGAACGCGCCGGAAGCTATGCGCGGCGACTCGGCCGCAGTCGGACGCGTGACCACCTACGACTGCCTGGGGTCGGTGGGTGATGAGCGCGGGAACCTCACCTGGGCCTGCCACAACTACTGGCTGCAGTGTCGCTACGCGGGCGATGACGAGCGGCTGCGCACCCACTTGTTCCCCCTGCTCAAGCGGGCGGTCGGCTACTACCTGCATCTGCTGCAGGAGGGACCTGACGGGTACCTGCATCTTCCGGTGTCGGTGTCGCCGGAGTATCCGCAGAAGGCCGCCGACACGAACTATGACCTGTCGCTCCTGCGCTGGGGGCTTACGACGCTGATCGAGACCAGCCGGCGCCTCAAGCTGGATGACCCGCTTGTGCCGCGCTGGACGGAAGTGCTCCAGCGGCTGACGCCGTATCCCACCGATGCCAACGGGCTCATGATCGGCAAGGAGGTGCCCTTTGCGCAGTCGCACCGGCATTTCTCGCACCTGCTGATGGTGTACCCGCTGCGGCTGGTGACCTGGGAGCAGCCGGAGAGCCAGAAGCTGATCGAGACCTCGCTGCGACACTGGATCGGCTTCGAGGGCGCGCTGCAGGGGTACTCCTTCACGGGCGCCGCCGGGATCGCCGCCGAGATGGGGCGCGGTGAGGAGGCCGCCGGGTACCTGGGCAAGTTCCTCGACCGCTATGTGAAGCCGAACACGATGTACCTTGAGGCCGGGCCGGTGATCGAGACGCCGCTCTCGGCTGCGCAGGCCCTGCATGAACTGCTGCTGCAAAGCTGGGGTGGTGTACTGCGGGTGTTCCCGGCAGCTCCGGACTCGTGGCCCGACCTCACCTTCCATCGACTGCGGGGAGAGGGTGCCTTCCTGGTCAGTGCGAGCAGGCAGGGCGGAAAGACGCAGTGGGTGCAGGTGGAGAGCCTGAAGGGCGAGCCGTGCCGTCTGAAGGCCGACCTCGCGGGACCGGTGCAGGTGCAAGGACCGGCAGCAGGCAAGGCCAAGGACCTCGGCGCCGGGATGTGGGAACTGGCCCTGGGCGCCGGGGAGTCTGTGACGCTCAGGGCGGCCGGCTCTGCCGAAGCCTGTGAGGTGGCGCCGGTCGCGCATGACGCCGCCACGATGAACCCCTACGGGAGTCCTCGCAAGCCGCCAGTGCCGCAGTCTGCCGACGGCAGCCTCGACCTCCACGCTGCGAGGGCCACGCTGCACGGGAGCGCGCTGTTCTACGAGAAGACGGCGACGCTGGACGATATAGGCCACTGGGTCGACGCGGCAGACTGGGTGTCCTGGGACGTGGTGGTGCAGCGACCGGGGACCTTCGAGCTCTCAGCCGCCTACTCTAGCCCGTCGAGCGGCCGCACCTTTGCCGTGGAGGTCGGGGGACAGCAACTCATCGGCGAGGTGCAAAGCACCGGGTCCTGGAACACCTTCCAGGAGTACAAGCTCGGGACGGTCGCCCTGACAACACCGGGCAAGGTGACGATCAAGGTGCGGGCCGTGAAGCTGCCCGGCGGCGGACTGATGAACCTGCAGCGCTTGCGGTTGGTGCCGGTGGCCGGGTAG
- a CDS encoding PQQ-binding-like beta-propeller repeat protein: MTRCITDRSLGVVLAVCALVLTGSCARADWPQLLGPTRNGISTETGLARSWPEGGPRLLWQTTVTDGYSGPAVYQGKVYVTDRVPKQQDLLRCLDLATGKEEWRYAYDAPGMISQDGSRCTPAVNEKYVFFTGEFGHLTCLDRATHQPVWTKQLMTEYEGKRAEWGCAQCPVLYKNTVILAPQGNKAGVVALDQATGAEVWIADLPGNPGYVSPMLATVEGVDQILAISVPQRGRGPRGGQPTPSTPGVVLGLDAATGKELWRFTGFQCQIPIAAPMPVGDGRFFITGGYGAGCVMIRVTRQGDTFSASQVFATQAAGAQIHMPVLYKGYMYIVSNDNSRADGLVCMDLDGNLRWNTRYSPNFERGGIIEADGMLIVMDGDKGMLRLVDPNPDAYKELAGAKVIDGKRTWAPLVLVDGKLLLRGQAELKCFDLKAQ; the protein is encoded by the coding sequence ATGACACGGTGTATCACCGACAGAAGCCTTGGTGTCGTTCTTGCCGTCTGTGCTCTTGTGTTGACCGGATCTTGCGCTCGGGCCGACTGGCCGCAACTGCTCGGTCCCACGCGCAATGGCATATCCACGGAGACGGGACTCGCACGTTCCTGGCCCGAGGGCGGGCCACGACTCCTGTGGCAGACCACCGTTACCGACGGCTACAGTGGCCCGGCGGTCTATCAGGGCAAGGTCTACGTGACGGACCGCGTGCCCAAGCAACAGGACCTGCTACGCTGCCTCGATCTGGCCACCGGCAAAGAGGAGTGGCGCTACGCCTATGACGCTCCGGGCATGATCTCTCAGGACGGCTCGCGCTGCACGCCGGCCGTCAACGAGAAGTACGTCTTCTTCACCGGGGAGTTCGGTCACCTCACCTGTCTGGACCGTGCCACGCACCAACCGGTCTGGACGAAACAGCTCATGACCGAGTATGAGGGTAAGCGTGCGGAGTGGGGCTGCGCCCAGTGCCCGGTGCTGTACAAGAACACCGTGATCCTTGCCCCGCAGGGGAACAAGGCCGGCGTCGTGGCCCTTGACCAGGCAACCGGAGCCGAGGTCTGGATCGCCGACCTGCCCGGCAACCCGGGCTATGTCTCGCCGATGCTCGCGACCGTGGAGGGCGTCGACCAGATCCTCGCCATCAGCGTGCCGCAGCGCGGCCGTGGTCCCCGTGGCGGCCAGCCAACTCCCAGCACACCGGGGGTTGTCCTCGGCCTCGACGCCGCCACCGGAAAGGAACTGTGGCGCTTCACCGGCTTCCAGTGCCAGATCCCCATCGCCGCTCCCATGCCGGTCGGTGACGGTCGCTTCTTCATCACAGGCGGCTACGGCGCAGGGTGCGTCATGATCCGGGTCACTCGCCAGGGCGATACCTTCAGCGCCTCCCAGGTCTTCGCCACCCAGGCCGCCGGAGCGCAGATCCACATGCCCGTGCTGTACAAGGGCTACATGTACATCGTCAGCAACGACAACTCGCGCGCCGATGGCCTCGTGTGCATGGACCTGGACGGCAACCTCCGCTGGAACACTCGCTACAGCCCCAACTTCGAGCGCGGCGGCATCATCGAGGCGGATGGTATGCTCATCGTCATGGACGGCGACAAGGGGATGCTTCGCCTGGTCGACCCCAACCCGGACGCCTACAAGGAGCTCGCTGGCGCTAAGGTGATCGACGGCAAGCGCACCTGGGCGCCGCTGGTGCTGGTCGACGGCAAGCTTCTCCTCCGCGGCCAGGCCGAGCTCAAGTGCTTCGACCTCAAGGCGCAGTAG